In one Mesoaciditoga lauensis cd-1655R = DSM 25116 genomic region, the following are encoded:
- a CDS encoding carbohydrate ABC transporter permease has protein sequence MAKLSRRRRVAFFFILPALLFLIGFGIYPLGYVIYLSFTKYFLLMDKAPHFIGLGNFKEILFSDPNFYGILWHTVIWVFGSTLFQITLGIGAALLLDSKFLKLKGLFRGLMMVSWVMPVITVGITWRWFLNGDWGVMNYYMNYFHIIKNYINWLGNKNTVWWVLLLASTWKGFPYTAVMFLAGLQSIPPELYEAAKVDGASGGKLFRYVTIPLMKPVIVLVSLISSISTWNNFRMIWVLTQGGPGYSTSVLSVYTYTTAFGFFKFGKAAALATLSFVVVLTIAAFYLYISKAYKLNWEG, from the coding sequence GTGGCAAAATTGTCAAGGAGAAGACGCGTTGCATTTTTCTTTATTTTACCCGCATTGCTGTTTCTGATAGGATTTGGCATATACCCCTTAGGATACGTTATTTATTTGAGCTTTACCAAGTATTTTCTCTTAATGGATAAGGCTCCCCACTTTATAGGATTAGGAAATTTTAAGGAAATACTATTTTCTGATCCAAATTTCTATGGTATATTGTGGCACACTGTCATTTGGGTGTTTGGTTCAACTCTGTTTCAAATCACTTTGGGAATAGGGGCAGCTCTTTTACTTGATAGCAAGTTTCTAAAGTTAAAGGGATTGTTCCGTGGGTTAATGATGGTCTCATGGGTTATGCCAGTAATAACAGTAGGAATAACATGGAGATGGTTTTTAAATGGCGATTGGGGAGTAATGAATTATTATATGAATTATTTTCATATAATAAAAAATTATATAAATTGGCTTGGAAACAAAAATACAGTGTGGTGGGTTTTACTATTAGCAAGTACATGGAAAGGCTTTCCTTATACAGCTGTTATGTTTTTAGCTGGACTGCAGAGTATACCTCCAGAATTATATGAAGCTGCAAAAGTGGATGGAGCATCCGGAGGAAAATTATTCAGATATGTTACGATTCCACTTATGAAACCAGTCATAGTATTAGTTTCTCTGATATCTTCTATCTCAACTTGGAATAATTTTAGAATGATATGGGTTTTGACTCAGGGAGGACCAGGATATAGTACGAGCGTTCTAAGTGTGTATACTTACACAACAGCCTTTGGATTCTTTAAATTTGGCAAAGCTGCGGCACTTGCTACTTTATCTTTTGTCGTGGTCTTGACTATAGCTGCCTTTTATCTTTATATTAGCAAAGCTTACAAATTGAATTGGGAAGGTTGA
- a CDS encoding ABC transporter substrate-binding protein — MKRKLLVTLSISLILLMSASIVLAKTNVRVVYAGTSSTEKAFAEQMAASIEKAYPNINVQMLYIGWPDLQNKLLTMIMAGNVPDIVQQQDFTTFAKMGALEPLDSYLKNRPMNGVDMNSFIPSVLDFSKYDGKIYTLPWVAIGYGLLVRTDYLEEAGIQPSDIKTWNDLLEAAKKLTIKDSNGKIVRYGIVYPTGLHRYAWRQAYIMGYSDGFSLTDTSINNKERYINLLNFIKELKPYMPPSANTWGLKEAFQAFAMGKCAMMITGSFFTANVYPINPDVIQHVRAIPFPHGPDVNKPWVPVSNAGWGMFAKSKNKEAAWKVLTYITSKEWGSKYVAFINLPARTDEKISEIKSLQKNMNMYPKSNALEGNSRITNDFANMVKEYGKPMEKIPGRVEMEKIFTTAMASLLNGASVQSVYEQIKTGLDQVKAQFK, encoded by the coding sequence ATGAAAAGAAAGCTTTTGGTAACTTTGTCTATAAGTTTAATATTGTTAATGAGTGCAAGTATAGTACTTGCTAAAACAAATGTAAGAGTGGTTTATGCTGGAACGTCATCTACTGAAAAAGCTTTTGCTGAACAGATGGCAGCAAGTATTGAAAAAGCTTATCCTAATATTAACGTCCAGATGCTTTACATAGGTTGGCCGGATCTCCAGAATAAACTTCTTACTATGATAATGGCAGGAAATGTTCCAGATATAGTACAGCAACAGGATTTCACAACATTCGCAAAGATGGGAGCGCTTGAACCTTTGGATTCTTATTTGAAAAATCGACCCATGAACGGTGTTGATATGAATAGTTTCATCCCAAGTGTATTGGATTTTTCTAAGTATGATGGCAAAATATACACTTTACCCTGGGTTGCTATAGGATATGGATTGCTTGTTAGAACAGATTACCTTGAAGAAGCTGGCATTCAACCTTCTGACATAAAAACTTGGAATGATTTGTTAGAAGCTGCTAAAAAATTAACCATTAAGGATTCTAATGGGAAAATAGTACGCTATGGAATTGTTTATCCAACAGGACTACATCGATATGCATGGAGACAGGCTTACATAATGGGATATAGTGATGGCTTTTCTTTGACTGATACTAGCATTAATAACAAAGAAAGATATATAAATCTATTAAATTTTATTAAGGAACTTAAACCATACATGCCACCATCAGCAAATACTTGGGGGCTTAAAGAAGCGTTTCAGGCTTTCGCAATGGGCAAATGTGCCATGATGATTACAGGGAGCTTTTTCACAGCAAATGTTTATCCCATAAATCCAGATGTTATTCAACATGTACGTGCGATTCCTTTTCCACACGGGCCAGATGTAAATAAACCTTGGGTTCCTGTTAGTAACGCCGGCTGGGGTATGTTTGCAAAGTCCAAAAACAAAGAAGCAGCTTGGAAAGTCCTTACATACATAACATCGAAAGAATGGGGAAGTAAATACGTAGCATTCATAAATCTTCCTGCTAGGACAGATGAAAAAATTTCTGAAATTAAGTCACTACAGAAAAATATGAACATGTATCCTAAATCAAATGCTTTGGAAGGAAATAGTAGAATTACAAATGACTTCGCCAATATGGTGAAAGAATATGGAAAGCCAATGGAAAAAATACCTGGCAGAGTGGAAATGGAAAAAATATTCACAACAGCCATGGCTTCTCTTTTAAATGGAGCGTCAGTTCAAAGCGTTTATGAGCAAATAAAAACAGGGTTAGATCAAGTAAAAGCACAATTTAAATAA
- a CDS encoding IclR family transcriptional regulator: MNSVKKSFKVLQIIANMPTTETTFTNIVKKVNYPASTVHRILSTLVKIGLLDHDKNGRTYKIGINLVKMKINGVENIGIVRASIPFMEKLMKESGLAVHLAELTENYKVLYLYTVIGPDTRRMYTRIGKVSPSHCTALGKVLLSGLEDLELRNVVKSLNLTKEGPNTITNPERLFNEIQKVKKNEFAVDDEESERGIFCCAVPIFDHNKSEIRGALSVSGPKSLIELGKINEYVNMLKRTAEKITSKII, translated from the coding sequence ATGAATTCTGTCAAAAAATCTTTTAAAGTCTTGCAGATTATTGCAAATATGCCTACAACAGAAACTACTTTTACTAATATCGTTAAAAAGGTAAATTATCCTGCTTCTACAGTGCATAGAATTCTTTCTACATTAGTAAAAATAGGGCTTCTTGATCATGACAAAAATGGAAGAACTTATAAAATAGGTATTAATTTGGTAAAAATGAAAATTAACGGTGTGGAGAATATAGGTATAGTGAGAGCATCCATTCCTTTTATGGAAAAACTAATGAAAGAAAGCGGTCTTGCTGTCCACTTAGCAGAACTTACCGAGAATTACAAAGTTTTATATCTTTACACAGTAATTGGTCCTGATACAAGACGTATGTATACAAGAATAGGTAAAGTTTCTCCATCACATTGTACAGCTCTTGGCAAGGTTTTATTAAGCGGTTTAGAAGACTTAGAGCTTAGAAATGTGGTAAAAAGCTTAAACTTAACTAAAGAAGGGCCTAATACAATAACAAATCCAGAAAGATTGTTTAATGAGATTCAGAAGGTTAAGAAGAATGAGTTTGCCGTTGATGATGAAGAATCTGAAAGAGGTATTTTTTGCTGTGCGGTGCCAATTTTTGATCATAACAAAAGTGAAATAAGAGGCGCACTTAGCGTTTCTGGACCAAAATCGTTGATAGAACTTGGAAAAATTAACGAGTATGTCAATATGTTAAAACGCACAGCTGAAAAAATAACCTCTAAAATTATTTGA
- a CDS encoding DUF1659 domain-containing protein: MAAGDAVTELGKAQSIVIYLNTGSTDADGKPIIDRVTVNNVNPSAQEQAKYDFAYALAGLTSKTVEGIDVRTTTELGPVG, from the coding sequence ATGGCAGCGGGAGATGCTGTAACTGAACTGGGGAAAGCTCAATCGATAGTTATTTATCTTAACACCGGAAGTACGGACGCAGACGGAAAGCCAATCATAGACAGGGTAACTGTGAACAACGTTAACCCATCGGCGCAAGAACAAGCCAAATACGATTTCGCTTACGCTTTGGCAGGCTTAACTTCCAAGACTGTGGAAGGCATAGACGTTAGAACCACGACTGAACTCGGTCCAGTGGGCTGA
- a CDS encoding DUF2922 domain-containing protein, whose protein sequence is MAVTTTKYLAMKFIASSDGSSKIIRLADPRDDLTDTDVQNFMSSVVSSNMLYTSKGALCDTVDSANIIDRNDNELFNLVQ, encoded by the coding sequence ATGGCAGTAACGACTACCAAATATTTGGCGATGAAATTCATAGCTTCATCTGACGGCTCATCTAAGATAATAAGGCTTGCCGACCCAAGAGACGATTTAACGGATACGGACGTGCAAAACTTCATGAGCTCGGTTGTCTCATCCAACATGCTTTACACTTCAAAAGGCGCATTGTGCGACACCGTAGACAGTGCTAACATAATAGATAGGAACGACAACGAGCTGTTCAACCTTGTTCAATGA
- a CDS encoding sigma factor, which yields MIICGKRKPAKRNKGVVPLLNEKEFKSLERVVSSLMKKYTYSVYEHELQDLKQTIWYLVIISKAKYDPKRGIPFEAWAYYYAKMKLRDHFWRGTNFPQTKGAFTLLHTKAKKLYE from the coding sequence ATGATAATTTGTGGAAAAAGGAAACCGGCAAAAAGAAATAAAGGAGTTGTTCCCCTCTTAAACGAAAAAGAATTCAAATCTCTTGAAAGGGTTGTATCGTCGTTAATGAAGAAATACACTTATTCAGTTTACGAACATGAGCTGCAAGATTTAAAACAGACGATATGGTATTTGGTGATAATCTCAAAGGCGAAGTACGACCCAAAGCGAGGGATACCGTTTGAAGCGTGGGCATATTACTACGCGAAGATGAAATTGAGAGACCATTTCTGGAGGGGAACGAACTTTCCACAGACTAAAGGGGCATTTACCCTTTTGCATACAAAAGCGAAGAAATTATATGAATGA